The Kazachstania africana CBS 2517 chromosome 8, complete genome genome contains a region encoding:
- the RPT1 gene encoding proteasome regulatory particle base subunit RPT1 (similar to Saccharomyces cerevisiae RPT1 (YKL145W); ancestral locus Anc_5.251), whose product MPPKQDWEKYKTPIDEESSKEKKEEQIAPLTEGDIQVLKTYGAAPYADKLKVTEEDLKKIEARIKEKAGVKESDTGLAPSHMWDVMGDRQRLSEEHPLQVARCTKIIKSSSEEGAEGNEDEDDAKYVINLKQIAKFVVGLGERVSPTDIEEGMRVGVDRSKYHIELPLPPRIDPTVTMMTVEEKPDVTYSDVGGCKEQIEKLREVVELPLLSPERFATLGIDPPKGILLYGPPGTGKTLCARAVANRTDATFIRVIGSELVQKYVGEGARMVRELFEMARTKKACIIFFDEIDAIGGARFDDGAGGDNEVQRTMLELITQLDGFDPRGNIKVMFATNRPNTLDPALLRPGRIDRKVEFSLPDLEGRANIFRIHSKAMSVERNIRWELISRLCPNSTGAELRSVCTEAGMFAIRARRKVATEKDFLKAVDKVINGYKKFSSTSRYMQYN is encoded by the coding sequence ATGCCACCAAAACAAGACTGGGAAAAGTATAAGACTCCAATTGACGAGGAATCCAGTAAGGAGAAGAAGGAGGAGCAAATTGCGCCTTTGACAGAAGGTGATATTCAAGTTCTGAAGACCTATGGTGCTGCTCCTTATGCAGACAAGTTGAAGGTTACAGAGGAggatttgaagaagatagaaGCTAGAATCAAGGAGAAAGCAGGCGTTAAAGAGAGTGATACAGGTTTAGCGCCCTCACATATGTGGGATGTCATGGGTGATAGACAGAGACTGAGTGAAGAACATCCTTTGCAGGTTGCACGTTGTACGAAGATTATTAAAAGCAGTTCTGAAGAAGGAGCCGAGGGAAATGAAGACGAAGATGATGCCAAATACGTTATCAACCTGAAGCAGATAGCCAAGTTCGTTGTGGGGCTTGGTGAACGTGTTTCACCAACTGATATCGAAGAAGGTATGAGAGTTGGTGTTGACAGATCTAAATACCACATTGAATTGCCACTTCCACCAAGAATTGATCCGACTGTGACTATGATGACTGTGGAAGAGAAACCAGACGTCACTTACAGTGACGTTGGTGGTTGTAAAGAACAGATTGAAAAGTTAAGGGAAGTTGTTGAATTACCATTGTTGTCTCCGGAAAGATTTGCTACACTAGGTATTGATCCACCAAAGGGTATACTGTTGTATGGTCCTCCAGGTACCGGTAAGACATTATGTGCTCGTGCTGTTGCAAACAGAACAGACGCAACTTTTATCAGAGTCATTGGTTCCGAACTAGTACAGAAATACGTGGGTGAGGGTGCACGTATGGTCAGAGAACTGTTTGAAATGGCACGTACGAAGAAGGCatgtattattttctttgatgaaattgatgccATTGGTGGTGCAAGATTTGATGATGGTGCTGGTGGTGATAACGAAGTGCAAAGAACGATGTTGGAATTAATCACACAATTAGACGGTTTCGACCCTCGTGGTAACATCAAAGTTATGTTCGCAACAAATAGACCAAATACATTAGATCCTGCATTATTAAGGCCTGGTAGAATCGATCGTAAAGTTGAATTCTCTCTTCCGGACCTTGAAGGTAGAGCAAACATTTTCCGTATTCACTCTAAAGCTATGAGTGTAGAACGTAATATCAGATGGGAATTGATATCAAGACTTTGTCCAAACTCTACCGGTGCCGAATTAAGATCTGTCTGCACAGAAGCTGGTATGTTCGCCATCAgagcaagaagaaaagttgCTACCGAAAAGGATTTCCTCAAAGCCGTCGACAAAGTTATCAATGGTTACAAGAAGTTCAGTTCCACATCTCGTTACATGCAATATAACTGA
- the KAFR0H03640 gene encoding uncharacterized protein (similar to Saccharomyces cerevisiae YLR001C; ancestral locus Anc_5.219), with translation MSKFMQFFAILTFCVHTFVNARHIKNEFTTVIDILSDNVEFSTFLRVVQRKGYVSYLNDLDDFTLIVPFNSAFIDNFDMSKFDIENYIVYNRTLYTKDFDKQTLVISESVKYPLVFSGGDGDGSFEVNTIPIIESDLVPNFQNAVIQGIPDLIFNPPSIYDLLTVMGSKSETCDHLERLLGQVKQLDSMIQNATILVPSDKNFENQFNAVELDYLLNAFQSFDQVNEVIQERWKDDIITLLKNLVVGSIIGGTVDIGVKNLNNEVLLMESNELGSKLTVNSTSLSTDPNRIYDTGIAHLFRDLDVLNHGLSFDAEKYLLGLNSSVFVDEIYIRKLENLIQDNRQNLTIFVSKSSQSDSNGFARSTLLYHFVEEQIWLESEFPGVYDEHSSTKLFSSAFCSSNKRLGGNCQRLKITKSKNGYEINGGQKILHSTPYQVGNTLIYVINEALTLPGELLQSIPRFDSCSQSIFFLRQSRLLDLESNHKGYTVFLPCFDSWNKLGLNLEYIRGNSSAVELIMKNYIVDGLIYTNGGNVTVDTRNLLGESSRVIMTENREEMSSNISSLKSSIQLKKNYDVMFNQGVIHPIDTVPVPKELDISLKDLINTTGTYPLIDLIESFPNLSGILSRNNSTDFSILVPTMSSLDVEGINADYKNLAKFLKLHIIMGNTTKHLLSCNEEDEILTILGQKLKCKNLQSSGQFLQFENNEENQVRILNKGCSTEKENSCIFLIDRPLSVDWLEKEHYHFTLPIVAIGLGIVLGVMFIVSLLGCLLVVRVGKEDRPSDDESFSNDEAGNVTQPLLPPQRVEAAPSEENTPIDQGYSSNSVSKPINVSRRP, from the coding sequence ATGTCGAAGTTCATGCAATTTTTCGCTATTCTAACGTTTTGTGTTCATACATTTGTGAATGCTAGacatataaaaaatgaGTTTACTACTGTAATTGATATACTATCAGACAACGTGGAGTTTTCTACGTTCTTAAGAGTGGTACAGAGGAAGGGATATGTTTCGTACCTGAACGATCTAGATGATTTTACGCTTATTGTTCCTTTCAATTCAGcatttattgataatttcGATATGTCCAAGTTTGATATCGAGAACTATATCGTTTACAACCGGACTCTGTATACGAAGGATTTTGATAAACAGACGCTAGTGATTTCTGAAAGTGTCAAGTATCCTTTGGTATTCAGTGGTGGTGATGGTGATGGATCATTTGAGGTCAATACGATCCCCATAATTGAAAGTGATTTGGTAcccaattttcaaaatgcaGTCATACAGGGTATACCTGATCTCATATTCAATCCACCCAGTATATATGATCTGTTAACCGTGATGGGAAGTAAATCAGAAACCTGTGACCATTTGGAACGCTTGTTAGGTCAGGTCAAACAGCTTGATTCTATGATTCAGAACGCAACGATATTGGTTCCTTctgacaaaaattttgaaaaccAATTTAATGCAGTCGAGCTCGACTATTTACTCAATGCATTTCAGAGTTTTGATCAAGTGAATGAAGTAATTCAAGAAAGATGGAAAGACGATATAATAACACTTCTCAAGAATCTTGTTGTCGGTTCCATTATTGGTGGTACCGTTGATATTGGAGTGAAAAACTTAAATAATGAGGTTTTACTCATGGAAAGTAATGAATTGGGTTCAAAGCTTACAGTCAATTCTACGTCTTTATCCACAGACCCTAACAGAATTTATGATACTGGTATTGCTCATCTCTTCCGGGATCTTGATGTTTTGAACCATGGCCTATCATTTGATGCTGAGAAATATCTTCTTGGATTAAATTCGTCAGTATTCGTTGATGAAATCTATATTAGAAAGCTGGAAAACTTGATTCAAGATAACAGGCAAAATTTAACTATTTTCgtatcaaaatcttcacAAAGTGATTCTAACGGGTTTGCAAGATCAACTTTACTTTACCATTTTGTAGAAGAGCAAATATGGTTGGAATCTGAGTTTCCAGGTGTCTATGACGAGCATAGCTCTACCAAACTATTCTCTTCAGcattttgttcttccaATAAAAGGTTAGGTGGGAACTGTCAAAGGTTAAAAATAACCAAATCTAAAAATGGCTACGAAATTAATGGAGGACagaaaattcttcattCAACACCTTACCAGGTGGGTAATACACTAATTTATGTGATAAATGAGGCACTGACTCTACCAGGCGAATTACTACAATCAATCCCTAGATTTGACTCATGTTCCCAgtctattttctttttgagGCAGTCAAGATTGCTAGATCTGGAAAGTAATCATAAGGGCTACACTGTCTTTTTACCTTGTTTCGATTCCTGGAACAAATTAGGTCTCAATCTCGAATATATTAGGGGTAATTCTAGTGCTGTAGAATTGatcatgaaaaattatattgttGACGGCCTTATCTACACAAACGGTGGTAACGTCACCGTCGATACAAGAAATCTTTTGGGCGAATCATCAAGAGTCATAATGACTGAAAATAGAGAAGAAATGTCTTCCAACATCAGTTCATTAAAGAGttcaattcaattgaaaaagaattatgACGTTATGTTCAATCAAGGTGTCATTCATCCTATAGATACAGTGCCCGTACCAAAAGAATTAGATATTAGTCTAAAAGACCTCATTAATACCACAGGTACATATCCATTAATTGATCTTATCGAATCTTTCCCTAACTTATCAGGAATCCTGTCCAGAAACAATAGTACTGACTTTTCTATTTTGGTTCCAACCATGTCTTCTTTGGATGTAGAAGGCATCAATGCTGATTATAAAAATCTAGCGAAGTTCCTTAAGTTACATATAATAATGGGTAATACCACGAAGCACTTATTAAGTTGCAATGAAGAGGATGAAATTCTTACAATTCTAGGCCAAAAGCTGAAGTGcaaaaatttacaaagtAGTGGACAGTTCTTACAGTTTGAGAATAATGAGGAAAATCAAGTTAGGATTTTAAATAAGGGTTGTTCTactgaaaaggaaaattcatgcatttttttaattgataGACCACTCTCAGTTGACTGGCTAGAAAAGGAGCATTATCACTTTACTTTGCCCATTGTTGCTATTGGGCTTGGTATAGTACTCGGTGTCATGTTTATAGTATCCTTACTTGGCTGTCTTCTTGTAGTGAGAGTCGGAAAAGAAGATAGGCCtagtgatgatgaaagtTTCAGTAATGATGAAGCTGGAAATGTCACTCAACCTCTATTGCCGCCACAGAGGGTGGAGGCAGCCCCATCAGAAGAAAATACGCCTATTGACCAGGGTTACTCTTCGAATTCGGTCTCGAAGCCAATAAATGTCTCGAGGAGACCGtga
- the DNM1 gene encoding dynamin-related GTPase DNM1 (similar to Saccharomyces cerevisiae DNM1 (YLL001W); ancestral locus Anc_5.218) → MMASLEDLIPTVNKLQDVMYASGIETMNLPILAVVGSQSSGKSSILETLVGRDFLPRGNGIVTRRPLILQLINTSPESRSPSITPPLSKSNSSRSDDSDEFVDPKEDFTSQLKNRPNYRNNTIRSEEWGVFLHKPDEKFYDFQEIRKEIELETVRIAGKNKGISKIPISLKIYSPYVLNLTLVDLPGITKVPIGEQPHDIEKQINNLILDYVATPNCLILAVSPANIDIANSESLKLAKEVDPHGARTIGVLTKLDLMDSGTNAIDILMGKVYPLKLGFIGVVNRSQQDIQENVTVKEALDNEDAFFKRHPMYRRIASRCGTRYLAKLLNKTLMNHIRDKLPDIKVRLNSLINQMEKRLLSFGDPSMFDGYENKSGLVLQLINTFATNFIASIDGTSSNINTKELCGGARIYYIYNNIFGRTLKSVDPTANLSKNDIRTAIRNSTGPRATLFVPELAFDLLVKPQIKLLLEPSQHCIELVFEELIKICNKSGSYELSRYPNLKNILIDVVSELLRERLEPTHSYVESLISIHTAYINTNHPRFLGATEVMSDILNERDRKKNESMKKPMALNDISQNYKNADSISVSSIPLTKNDIPNGGNNLNIMIDEALSKSTSNLDLNGNNIHNTEKESFLNYFFGQDRDRLLNNATNSKIPEYKNIDSSIMNDFSAPNVVQNDTIMEPDVTLSEREELECELIKRLIVSYFGIVREMIEDQVPKAIMCLLVNFCKENVQNRLVKELYKESMMNELLKEDDTLVQERFNCEQLLNTYKKASSIINNIL, encoded by the coding sequence ATGATGGCTAGTTTAGAAGATCTGATTCCCACCGTGAACAAGTTACAGGATGTCATGTATGCTTCCGGGATAGAAACAATGAATCTACCCATTTTAGCCGTAGTAGGGTCACAATCGTCTGGTAAATCATCTATACTGGAGACATTAGTCGGTCGAGATTTCCTTCCTAGAGGTAATGGGATCGTGACGAGAAGACCATTGATCTTGCAATTAATTAATACGTCCCCAGAATCGCGGTCTCCTTCAATAACACCACCTCTATCCAAGAGTAACTCGTCCAGGAGCGATGATAGTGATGAATTTGTAGATCCCAAGGAGGATTTTACATCTCAGCTTAAAAACAGACCAAATTACAGGAACAATACAATCAGATCAGAAGAATGGGGCGTCTTTTTACATAAAcctgatgaaaaattttatgattTCCAAGAAATTCGTAAGGAAATCGAATTAGAAACTGTTAGAATTGCTGGTAAGAATAAAGGAATCAGCAAGATTCCAATAAGCCTCAAAATTTATTCTCCTTACGTGTTGAACCTGACTTTGGTCGATCTACCAGGGATTACGAAAGTTCCAATAGGCGAACAGCCTCATGATATCGAAAAGCAAATAAACAATCTGATATTAGATTATGTTGCCACCCCAAATTGCCTGATCCTTGCGGTTTCTCCAGCTAATATTGATATAGCCAATTCAGAATCATTAAAATTAGCAAAGGAAGTAGATCCTCATGGCGCAAGAACGATTGGTGTTCTTACAAAATTGGATTTAATGGATTCAGGAACAAATGCAATTGATATATTGATGGGGAAAGTTTATCCATTAAAATTAGGTTTTATTGGTGTAGTAAATCGTTCGCAGCAAGATATCCAAGAAAATGTAACAGTGAAAGAAGCATTAGACAATGAAGAtgctttcttcaaaagacATCCAATGTATAGGAGAATTGCAAGCCGCTGTGGCACTCGTTACTTAGCAAAACTGTTGAATAAGACCTTGATGAACCATATTAGGGACAAATTGCCCGATATCAAAGTCAGATTGAATAGTTTGATAAACCAAATGGAGAAACGGCTGCTATCGTTTGGTGATCCTTCAATGTTCGATGGATATGAGAACAAATCCGGCCTTGTGTTGCAACTAATCAATACTTTCGCCACCAATTTCATCGCTTCCATCGATGGTACATCCTCTAATATTAATACAAAGGAATTATGTGGAGGTGCAAGAATTTACTATATCTataacaatatttttggtCGTACTTTGAAGTCTGTTGATCCTACCGCAAATTTATCGAAGAATGACATACGGACCGCCATAAGAAATAGTACAGGTCCTAGAGCAACTTTATTTGTACCAGAATTGGCGTTCGATCTTTTAGTAAAACCACAAATTAAGCTACTGCTAGAGCCTTCCCAACATTGTATCGAGTTAGTCTTTGAAGAactaataaaaatttgcaATAAATCTGGCTCTTACGAGCTATCCAGATATCCTAActtaaaaaatattctgATTGATGTGGTTAGTGAACTGTTACGTGAAAGACTTGAGCCAACACATTCATATGTTGAAAGTCTGATCTCAATTCATACCGCTTACATAAATACGAACCATCCAAGATTCTTAGGCGCAACTGAGGTAATGtctgatattttaaatgaaaGAGACAGGAAAAAGAATGAATCAATGAAGAAGCCGATGGCATTGAATGATATTTCacagaattacaaaaatgcGGACTCGATAAGTGTTAGCTCTATACCGCTCaccaaaaatgatataCCCAATGGCGGCAACAATCTAAATATAATGATTGATGAAGCTCTCTCAAAGTCAACAAGTAATCTCGATCTGAATGGTAACAATATCCACAACACTGAAAAAGAATCCTTTTTGAACTATTTTTTTGGTCAAGATAGAGATCgtcttttgaataatgcAACAAATTCGAAGATTCCTGAATATAAGAATATCGATAGTTCTATTATGAATGATTTCAGTGCACCTAATGTTGTGCAAAATGATACGATTATGGAACCTGATGTAACTTTGAGTGAACGAGAGGAGCTAGAATGCGAATTaattaaaagattaatAGTATCCTATTTTGGTATCGTCCGAGAAATGATTGAAGATCAGGTTCCAAAGGCTATTATGTGTCTGCTTGTAAATTTCTGCAAGGAAAATGTTCAAAATAGACTGGTTAAAGAACTATACAAAGAATCGATGATGAATGAATTACtgaaagaagatgatacATTAGTTCAGGAACGTTTTAATTGCGAACAACTTCTAAATACCTACAAGAAAGCATCTTCAATTATTAATAACATTCTATAA
- the AVT3 gene encoding Avt3p (similar to Saccharomyces cerevisiae AVT3 (YKL146W); ancestral locus Anc_5.252), whose translation MGEDNERKPVNVHINNNESNRSLSSRRSSTLASLKLPLVPSSENVMTFGSLRNSNSSMDFNNPDPQMVGAVARHLVKNSNDLQLQGGDMTRDLYKWTNEHPTTPLQRSNQNVPSSPVRNGNNDFRRRRSMSFSALSINSATLNNLVNPELNIPNDMPTVMMTHDEIRAPGGFRRSFIIHKHRKRKELPPNFITRNFIEFLTLYGHFAGEDLADSEVEEEEEYDEEEAIETETEASLLLTRTPSISSIRAAHKTSTFKAVLLLLKSFVGTGVLFLPKAFSNGGWGFSSLCLLMCAVLSYYCFILLIITKDKVGVAGYGDMGEVLYGSKMKLAILASIALSQIGFSAAYTVFTATNLQVFCQGALNLPDGSLGLGIFIVLQALIFIPLSLTRNIAKLSVTALLADLFILLGLIYVYYYAIYYVAKNSIATATMVWFNNSDWSLFIGTAIFTFEGIGLLIPIQESMRHPEKFQSSLFGVMCIVSVVFISCGLLCYSAFGSNVQTVVLLNFPQDSPYTLLVQLFYSMAILLSTPLQLFPAIRILEHWTFPSNASGKYNPKIKWRKNYFRCIIVVLTSVLAWVGASNLDKFVSLVGSLACIPLIYIHPPLLHFKAFKDDQDTRYWSLICDILLLAFGVGVMTYTSVQTLFV comes from the coding sequence ATGGgtgaagataatgaaagaaagCCTGTCAATGTGCATATCAACAATAATGAGTCGAATAGGTCTTTAAGTAGTAGAAGATCGAGTACATTAGCTTCTTTGAAGCTTCCTCTGGTTCCTTCATCCGAAAATGTCATGACATTCGGTAGTCTTAGGAACAGTAATAGTAGTATGGACTTCAACAATCCTGATCCACAGATGGTTGGTGCTGTAGCGCGTCACTTGGTGAAAAATTCTAACGATTTGCAGTTACAAGGAGGCGATATGACACGAGATTTATACAAGTGGACTAATGAGCATCCTACCACGCCGTTACAGAGATCGAATCAAAACGTACCTTCATCGCCTGTAAGGAATGGGAATAATGATTTTAGGAGAAGGAGATCGATGAGTTTTTCCGCTTTGTCAATAAATTCAGCTACTCTGAATAATTTAGTGAATCCGGAACTCAATATTCCAAATGATATGCCCACTGTAATGATGACACATGATGAAATTAGAGCTCCAGGGGGGTTTAGGAGGTCTTTCATAATACATAAACATAGAAAGAGGAAAGAACTTCCGCCTAATTTCATCACTAGGAATTTTATCGAGTTTTTAACTTTGTATGGTCATTTCGCCGGTGAAGATTTGGCAGATTCTGAAGtcgaggaagaagaagaatacgatgaagaagaggctATAGAGACAGAGACAGAGGCATCGCTGCTATTGACGAGGACCCCGTCAATTTCGAGCATTCGAGCAGCGCACAAAACTTCGACTTTCAAGGCCGTGTTACTTTTGCTTAAATCATTCGTGGGTACGGGTGTCTTATTTTTACCAAAGGCTTTCAGTAATGGTGGTTGGGGTTTTAGTTCTCTCTGTCTTCTAATGTGTGCAGTACTCTCGTATTATTGCTTCATACTTTTGATCATAACAAAAGATAAAGTTGGCGTAGCCGGGTATGGTGACATGGGTGAAGTTTTATATGGCTCAAAGATGAAGTTAGCGATCTTGGCGTCGATTGCCTTGTCCCAGATCGGTTTCTCTGCCGCATACACCGTATTTACAGCAACAAACTTACAAGTATTTTGCCAAGGCGCTTTAAATTTGCCTGATGGTAGTCTAGGTCTGGGTATCTTCATCGTCTTACAAGCTTTGATTTTCATTCCATTGTCATTAACGAGAAATATCGCAAAATTGAGTGTGACTGCTCTTCTTGCAgatctttttattttgttggGGTTGATTTATGTTTATTACTATGCCATATACTACGTTGCAAAAAATTCTATTGCAACAGCTACAATGGTATGGTTTAATAATTCAGACTGGTCACTTTTCATCGGTACAGCAATATTCACATTTGAAGGTATCGGTCTTTTAATCCCTATTCAAGAATCAATGAGACATCCAGAAAAATTCCAGTCGTCATTATTTGGTGTTATGTGTATTGTATCCGTGGTTTTCATCTCATGTGGTCTATTATGTTACTCTGCATTTGGTTCAAACGTTCAAACAGTCGTTTTATTGAACTTCCCGCAAGATAGTCCCTACACACTGCTTGTGCAgctattttattcaatggCTATCCTACTGTCAACACCTTTACAGCTCTTCCCTGCAATTAGAATCTTGGAACACTGGACATTTCCATCGAATGCATCAGGGAAATACAATCCCAAAATTAAGTGGAGAAAGAACTATTTCCGTTGTATAATTGTAGTTTTAACATCTGTACTTGCATGGGTTGGTGCTAGCAATTTGGACAAGTTTGTATCGCTGGTGGGGTCACTCGCTTGTATACCATTGATTTATATTCATCCCCCACTACTCCATTTCAAAGCTTTCAAAGATGACCAGGATACAAGATATTGGAGCTTAATATGTGATATTCTGCTCCTAGCTTTTGGTGTGGGAGTTATGACCTATACTTCAGTACAGACATTATTTGTCTGA
- the KAFR0H03670 gene encoding uncharacterized protein yields MHQIAYKQQKLLVNMSLRLPQNPNAGLFKQGYNSYSNADGQINKSIAAVRELHQMCLTSMGPCGRNKIIVNHLGKIILTNDAATMLRELDIVHPAVKVLVMATEQQKIDMGDGTNLVMVLAGELLNVSEKLVALGLSPVEIIQGYNMAKNFTLEELDKLVVDEVSDKTKKEELLKIIKPVISSKQYGSEDILSSLVAEAVSYVLPKGSVSNPYFNVDSIRVVKIMGGSLANSSVIKGMVFNREPEGHVKSLPEGEKHKVAVFTCPLDIANTETKGTVLLHNAQEMLDFSKGEEKQIDAMMKEIADMGVKCIVAGAGVGELALHYLNRYGILVLKVPSKFELRRICRVCGATPMPRLGAPTPEELGVVDTVKTMEIGGDRVTVFKQEADEVTRTSTIILRGATQNNLDDIERAIDGGVSAIKGLMKQAGGQLLPGAGATEIELVSRITKFGEKTPGLLQLAIKQFALAFEVIPRTLAETSGLEVNEVLPNLYASHANESEESLYQGIDVDGEQEEGIKDIREEGIYDMLATKKFAINVATEAATTVLSVDQIIMAKKAGGPAAPQAPRPGNWDQAD; encoded by the coding sequence ATGCATCAAATAGCGTATAAACAGCAAAAACTACTAGTAAACATGTCATTGAGATTGCCACAGAACCCCAATGCGGGCTTGTTCAAGCAAGGGTACAACAGTTACTCGAATGCCGACGGTCAGATCAATAAATCCATTGCTGCTGTTCGTGAACTACATCAGATGTGTCTGACCTCTATGGGTCCATGCGGGAGAAACAAGATCATCGTCAACCATTTGGGTAAGATTATTCTCACTAATGATGCTGCTACTATGTTGCGTGAGTTGGATATTGTTCATCCAGCCGTGAAGGTCCTCGTGATGGCCACTGAACAGCAAAAGATCGACATGGGTGATGGTACCAACTTAGTCATGGTTCTCGCTGGggaattattgaatgtatCTGAGAAGTTAGTTGCCCTGGGATTGTCTCCGGTGGAAATCATTCAGGGTTACAATATGGCCAAGAATTTCActcttgaagaattggaCAAGTTGGTTGTCGATGAAGTTAGCGATAAAACCAAGAAGGAAGAGCTCCTAAAGATCATTAAGCCTGTGATTTCGTCAAAACAATATGGGTCTGAAGATATTCTAAGCAGCTTGGTTGCCGAGGCCGTCTCCTATGTGCTACCAAAGGGCTCTGTCAGCAACCCATACTTCAACGTCGACTCTATCCGTGTCGTTAAGATCATGGGTGGGTCTCTTGCCAACTCCTCAGTCATCAAAGGTATGGTGTTCAACAGAGAACCAGAAGGCCATGTGAAATCCCTGCCAGAAGGTGAGAAACATAAAGTTGCCGTCTTTACCTGTCCATTAGACATTGCCAACACCGAGACCAAGGGAACTGTTTTACTGCATAACGCTCAAGAAATGCTCGACTTCTCGAAAggtgaagaaaaacaaattgaTGCCATGATGAAAGAGATTGCTGACATGGGTGTGAAATGTATTGTTGCTGGTGCTGGTGTGGGTGAACTGGCTCTACATTACTTGAACAGATATGGAATTCTCGTTTTGAAAGTTCCAAGCAAGTTTGAATTGAGAAGAATATGCCGTGTATGCGGTGCTACACCAATGCCAAGACTCGGTGCTCCAACACCAGAAGAATTAGGTGTAGTGGATACCGTAAAGACCATGGAAATCGGTGGTGATAGAGTTACTGTTTTCAAGCAAGAAGCAGACGAGGTTACGAGAACATCCACAATCATTCTCAGAGGTGCCACACAAAACAACCTGGACGACATAGAAAGAGCTATTGACGGTGGTGTGTCCGCCATTAAGGGTTTAATGAAGCAAGCAGGTGGCCAGCTATTGCCTGGTGCCGGTGCCACTGAAATCGAGCTAGTCTCTAGAATCACCAAGTTCGGTGAAAAGACCCCTGGTTTGCTACAACTTGCTATCAAGCAATTTGCTCTAGCATTCGAAGTCATTCCACGTACACTTGCTGAAACCTCCGGTCTCGAAGTGAACGAAGTATTACCAAACTTGTACGCCTCCCATGCCAACGAGAGCGAAGAAAGTCTGTATCAGGGTATTGACGTTGATGGAGAACAGGAAGAAGGGATCAAGGACATCAGAGAAGAAGGTATCTACGACATGCTAGCCACGAAGAAGTTCGCAATTAATGTTGCCACGGAAGCTGCCACTACAGTCCTGTCTGTGGACCAAATCATCATGGCCAAGAAGGCGGGTGGACCAGCAGCCCCTCAAGCACCAAGACCAGGTAACTGGGACCAAGCGGACTAG